Proteins encoded in a region of the Acidobacteriota bacterium genome:
- a CDS encoding sigma-54-dependent Fis family transcriptional regulator, with product MDRARILIVDDEQAARVGLSEIISVWGYETQTAGDGLEALEIAADFHPTAVVTDVFMPRLDGFGLLNRLRDEYPETAVILLTGQGSIEDAVRAVKEEGAFYYFEKPINTRQLSVVLQRAIEQAASRLENTRLRRQLGEYGVFGKLVGNSQVMRQIYTTIEQVASSAVSVLITGESGTGKEVVAQSIHQLSPRASRPFVAINCSAIPESLMESELFGHERGAFTGAIAKREGCFELANTGTLFLDEIAEMPAMLQAKLLRVLEERKVRRLGSAKEVPVDVRVLAATNKDPHEAVRRGEMREDLLYRLNVIHIKLPPLRERREDIPLLTEYMIKELSNRHNRPAKLVSPEVLEIFTRHPWPGNVRELRNVVEHAIIVCDGQKIEKQHLSPQMSEGRTFKNEDSITLPVPITLDEAERQLILKTLIRTNNNKTRAADLLSISLKTLHNKLKTYREESED from the coding sequence ATGGATAGAGCAAGAATTTTGATCGTTGACGATGAACAAGCCGCGCGCGTCGGCCTGAGCGAGATTATCTCCGTATGGGGTTACGAAACGCAGACGGCTGGCGACGGATTGGAAGCGCTGGAAATCGCCGCAGACTTTCACCCGACGGCTGTGGTAACGGACGTGTTCATGCCCAGGCTGGATGGATTCGGGTTACTGAACCGGTTGCGCGACGAGTACCCGGAAACCGCCGTCATCCTGTTGACCGGCCAGGGCAGCATCGAAGACGCCGTCCGCGCCGTGAAAGAAGAAGGCGCGTTTTATTACTTTGAAAAACCCATCAACACGCGCCAGTTAAGCGTCGTGTTGCAACGCGCCATCGAACAAGCTGCTTCTCGGTTGGAAAACACACGGCTGCGGCGGCAATTGGGCGAATACGGCGTATTCGGCAAGCTGGTCGGCAATTCACAGGTTATGCGACAGATTTACACGACCATCGAACAGGTCGCCAGTTCCGCCGTTTCCGTGCTCATCACGGGCGAATCCGGAACCGGCAAGGAAGTCGTCGCGCAAAGCATTCACCAGCTCAGCCCGCGCGCTTCGCGTCCGTTTGTCGCCATCAACTGTTCGGCCATTCCCGAAAGCCTGATGGAATCGGAGCTGTTCGGCCACGAACGCGGCGCCTTCACCGGGGCCATTGCCAAACGCGAAGGCTGTTTTGAACTCGCCAATACCGGCACGCTGTTTCTGGACGAAATTGCCGAAATGCCTGCGATGTTGCAGGCCAAGTTGTTGCGCGTTTTGGAAGAGCGAAAAGTTCGCCGTCTGGGCAGCGCCAAAGAGGTTCCGGTTGATGTGCGCGTGCTGGCTGCAACGAACAAAGATCCGCACGAAGCCGTTCGGCGCGGCGAAATGCGCGAAGATTTGCTCTATCGTTTGAACGTCATCCACATCAAACTGCCGCCGTTGCGGGAACGCCGCGAAGACATTCCCCTGCTGACGGAATACATGATCAAAGAGCTCAGCAATCGCCATAACCGCCCGGCAAAACTGGTTTCGCCTGAAGTGCTGGAAATCTTCACGCGGCATCCGTGGCCTGGCAATGTTCGCGAACTTCGCAACGTGGTCGAACACGCCATTATCGTTTGCGACGGTCAGAAAATTGAAAAACAACATCTATCACCGCAAATGTCCGAGGGCCGTACCTTCAAAAACGAAGATTCGATCACGCTGCCGGTGCCGATTACTTTGGACGAAGCCGAACGCCAACTGATCCTGAAAACGCTGATTCGCACGAACAACAACAAAACTCGCGCGGCAGATTTGCTCAGCATCAGTTTGAAAACGCTTCATAACAAACTGAAAACCTATCGGGAAGAGAGTGAGGATTAG